ATGGTAATGTACCTATTTGCAATGACTCCTCATTAAAGCCTATTCAGGTCTAATGAATACCGTGTCCTGTGAATGGAGCAAGTGTCACACAAAGCCCATTTAGTTCAGTTGAGAAACAATGAACCAAAGCTATAATGGGTCTGGCTCACacgtaaacaaacacaaatatggCCTATGCACAAACAGGCTATATAATACCTTGAAAGACATTCTCATAGCCCTAGTTAAACCTtacaacactcacacacatacaatttCAGAAAAAAAGGCTACGGTTAGGGTTGTGCCCTGCATTACACAAATATCAAAATACACATTATATACCTTCAGAGGTACACATTGGATCTCACAAGGTACTGTTTGGTACCTTTTAGGGTAAATATGCAGATAATCTagtataatgtaataataataaacattttTACATAATATTTGGAATATAAAGGTACGATCATAAGCTTAGTGGGGCCATAACATTAAgttagttatttttggccacccgtgAGCTGAAGTTTTGTACCAGTTTAAGTGGACTGTGGTTATGTTAGTTAAAGGTTGAGTATGTCCGTTGCCACTTCTAAAGTCTTTATAAAAGGCTTACATAAGAGCATGTAACAATAAAGATCTGTAATTAATATTTTAGCCATCTTAAAGATACATTCCGGAGTATCAAAAACAACCTCGTTATTTTCTTAAACCTCCCGTTTTGGACTTGACGAGTCAGTGTATGGCTCATCCATGCATAGTAAAccatctgcagttgctacattctAACCTGCCATTATCTAGTCCACAAGATACGTGCTCGTTCATGTCATGATCTGAAGCGAGTAGGATTGCCTGGCTACTTAGACCTTACCATGAGTTATTTTCATAAGGGAAAATACATAGAATACGTCAATCAAATCCTCCCACCCTAAATTAGAAAACATAAAAATAATTAGATCTATTAGATGCCGGTTGTAGTTTAATTTCTCTTTTACAATAACCTAGTAAGCAGAAGTAAGCAGAAAAGTATGTGCGCTAAAGATGGCGTCGTAGCCTGACAAATATATTAGAAGACAATTGTCAACCTGATCAGAAACACTATGCTCCCCATCATCTCCTTACTGATATCCCTGGTGTATTTTCTTAGTCTTTTGAGCGATATATAAAAACATTCTAAGGTTTTAACCAGGCGCGAATCACGGACACAACACACATATCGGTGATGCGCTAGAGAAATGTATATGGAAACTTTCACCCACTTCCTTTTTAGTTGAGAAAATATAGCCCGACCTTTCTGTTGTTTCAACCATCCATCCCAATCAAATAGTTTCATATGTCTTTCCACCGTTTGTCCTTATATGTGCACACAGCAGGTATTCCATGATATGGGGTATAATCTAAAACTGCAGTTGATTGCCAGCTATCATTATTCATCACATAGACAAATACTGGCCTATATATAATCATTAAACGATTTTAAAGGTGTAGGTCATTTGATGCAAACATATACTGTAAGTAGGTTAGAACTTTTCCATTGTATAAATTACATTATCACAATCTCTTGCTTGTCATACTAGTCTGTACAACAATGGGAATTAGCCACAACCAAGCTCAGGGACAATGTTGATTGGCAGAGGGAATTATGTCCAATGAGGTTGCAAGTTTAAAGTGGGAGGTGGGATCAGATTGGCACAGCATTGTCCAATGAGGTTGTGGGGTGAGGCCAAGCATGTGCACAGCTCATGAACACCCATAGTTTAAAAAAAAGGATCTTTGTGCACGCTACAGAGGCTCGAGGACAATGACGTGGTAACAAAGTACACAACTTTCGGGGACCAATTTTGGCTTGTGAGCGCTaatttcagaactactggctaaaaagtatacaacAGTATCGGAGAATCTCTTTAACCCATCACTGAGCGGCCTTGTCAATGGTTAAGGCGTTGGCTTGACAGTTACTGGACCCAGGTTCAAGACTTGGTTGGGGCTACCCCCAAATTtgctacattggtgtcagaagtgggaatGACGGAGAGAAGTGAACACATGAGGCACTTGGTATAGAGAAGAGGTACATTTTGGCCACTTAAAAGGAACAAATGGCCTTGTCACTGTGGTGGTACCCTAAAAAAAGTGTATATTTACCTTTTGGCTCTTTTAAAGGTACAAACTGCAAGGGTACAATTATGTACCTATAACTAATGGTACAATCAATGGACGTACCTTACAGGGTACCACTACATTGACAAGAGTTTGTACCCCCTTCTGAGAGTATAGGCCTACAGACATGTATGCAGACATGCAACTGTAAAGCACATCACGTTTGCTTGCTTAGTGAATCTCCCGATTCGGTCCATACCTGGCGCGAACCAGGGACATCTGCCTCAAACACACGTGACCGTCCTCCCTCAAGCGTCTTAGCCGATCATGCCACCCCAAAAGCTAGCTAATGAGTCGAGTGAATTAAGGCTGAGGAGTACAGTAAATTGCACGTGCTACACAATCATAAATCACGACATGCACTCACGCATACATACATGTCAGTGGAGGCTACTcacaggaggaaggggaggaccatccttctcagtgaatttcataaaaatagtcAACAATTAAAAAacgttatcctttttagataaaactatactaaatatattcacgtcaccaaataattgattaaaacacactgttttgaaatgaaggtctacagtatccTCCACAGCACTCTGTAGTGTAGCACCAAGTTGttgccggaggacagctagcttctgtcctcctctgggtacattgacttcaatacaaaaccttggaagctcatggttctcacccccttccatagaattgcaaagtaattatgacaacttccggagagTGTCCTCCaatctatcagagctcttgcagcatgaactgacatgttgtccaccaaaTCAAAATATCAgaaaatgaatctagtactgaaagcataagctacaaatagctagcactgcaatgcataaaatgtggtgagtagttgactcagcgagagagaaacacaatagttgaacagttttgaacaaattcatttcttccaaaattaaggagaagcaagtgagagagagttatattttttttactttcacttagctagcaaatgcagctatctagtttagcctactcaaacacctggctcaaacagagagggatgctgtgttagctagctggctatggctaacactgaaactcttccaagtcaaggtaagcttttggtataAATGTATTGCTACCGGggccgccggtgtaactgctaaactgcacACTGTATTgaatgattgtagcgggtttacaaatgcgttagttctagtagctttGTTGACTATGATGTGACAATGACgtaggctgtgtgtagttgtgtagtgGTTATCggtcatgatatgaaggtttggcttggaaagctttttttcgcctggtcacagacagctgttgtgttgtgcactgaagtgcACAAGCgcagggaaaaggtgagaggagcagAACGTGTAGATAGTTGTGAGAAGGAATTATTTATACaacgagcaaagtgatcatgctgtttttatgtggctgctatgaaagtgaactgtgtttgcatgtgatcaggggtgtatgcATTCCACCGAttctgattacaccctagatcagctagatgttgtaaacattcattcataggctaggttgtagcaacctcatgatgggtacaggggaacattttagtatcatgtagtaggctAAACCTAAATCGATGTTATATTGAGCTGGGTCAATGGAATATGAATGGCAGTCATCCAATACTCTGTAATAGAAAGaaggccatgctcattaaaaaaaattatcctcctccctcatcttagAAGTCACCGACCGCCACTAATACATGCAATCATaatcatgcactcacacacaagtaAATCCTGTGCAGCAGGCAGACTCACTGGCACAGCGCAGGCTCTGTTTGTACAGTCCCCAGATGAAGCCTCCACACAGGTCACACCAGGTGGGCTGGGCATGGCTGCAGGGCTGGAAGTcatgtccctctcccctctcatctgtGAGCAGTAAGTCCAGGCTATCCCCCAGCAGTCTGATGATGCCCACCCGGCTGAGCAGCTCTGGGACCTTCCCTGGGCTGATCCGCAGAGCATTGGCCCGCTCCAGGCGAGGTGGTGAGCGAGGCACCTCGCAGCTGGTCAGCTCTATCGGGTCATGGAGCCTCAGCTCACGGAGCTCAATGAACTCACCCCAAGACATTCTGTCAGTCACAGCTTCAGTTCCTTCTTCACACAAAGGCAATCACACCTGTgaccaaaacattttttttgtattttaactttatttaaccaggtaggccagttgagaacaagttctcatttacaactgcgacctggccaagataaagcaaagcagtgtgacacaaactacacagagttacacatgggataaacaaacgtacagtcaataacacaatagaaaagtctgtgcacagtgtgtgcaaatagtaagattagggaggtaaggcaataaataggccatagtggcaaaatgcACAACCTCAATCCAAGATCACCCATAATGAAGCACCAACTCAAGGACATAGGCCTTCACTACAGTAGTTTTAGCCGTAAATTGTGGAGAGAATTTCCCATACAGCTATGTATTCCTTCACTATTATTAACCCTTTCACACGTAccatcacacgggtgtgatcgttctacagtggtccctgaagcgtacgatcacacccgtgtgtttagaacactcatttagaatgctcgtttagaacggcagtttcgaatgacgcaacaatcagcgtttgagctggccacacttttttcagaaactatttacacaaacacagtccttacaaagttatgtccagaatgtcagcagtttatttttggatggattgttcagatattcacagaagatatagcataacacaatcatcctaaccggaaaaatgtaggctacatttgtcctagcgctgaggaaagattgacccaacacaagcagtcatattttctaactctcggctgacgtaaactacaatatgaattagctaatagcaattactgtatataattaatcacatcacgggtgagtgAGCTCACGGGTgagtgagctcaccattgatcaaataactaggtaaaacactttatagaaatcgaaagtaatccgacATTAGTTTCAGCGCAGCCATGCATTTTTTCCTCACAGAAACCgaagataataagagaagacgagatgagtttggtctgtttgtagtatgcatgttgaaggggtgtgtcatctaccgtcgttcacatcccaccatgaatttccggaagtcctcaaaaaattagtgaactcttactcacctcattttgttataacatctttggtcaaacagacgtgaatcccagaatgcattgtatgtcaacaaacatggatacacagctggaattagcttagctcatcataatcagtacaaccttcaaaaggtattttacacacataatatgtgcccattacaatctgtgcaagaatcggaatgcatgatttgtcacctagaattgaaaacatgtgaataaaatcgtaaatacacaaataattaccacacaaaacattttctgatagtgatttattgatacaagtaGCGTGTGCCGGCAGTCAACCACGTAACCTCCCACTCtgcgccattcagtgttgttgcagccatgatactatgccttagagatggggtggaaatgcagttgttgttcagtcactgcatggatattaaatatgggttatgcatattcagttttttgtcctctagtaaaacaagttgttgaaccaactaccagtactgcaataaaatagattaatattacatattggcatatgtgttttcttgctgtgttttcatccagtacaactgttaaggagtgtacgttagcatacaaaagctgtcctcattcttcagctccaaagatgtccagctccagttatgatattgacaaataatgtttctggtttctgaaagtacagaataaagaggaattattcattagaatacaatataaggatatagcaataaaacaatactacaaagaagtaacataataaacactgctataaaaaaaatagtttattgCATTGACAAAATCACAGATTTGAGTTATAACAGTAAGAAATTAACTTTGAGCTCCACAAGGGGgcaaggcagggcagaacagagctatgctgaatagaccaaataaacaaaccatggtcatatcttttatttatttaactaggcaagtaatttaagaacaaattagtatttacaatgatggcctacaccggccaaactcggacaacgctgggccaatgtGCGCTGCAAtatgggacgcccaatcacagccagttgtgatacagcctggatttgaaccagggtgtctgtagtgccatagaccgctgcgccacttggaagtcataaggccagggtagcttcaaaatacaacacaagctaatagttttctgacgcaactagcatcgttttacagagctaatagaataatgtagctaggtaagcatgattgacaataacaccataaaggttataacatgtgtaacgttacctcacgtgtccgcagttataaggaatatattatgatctacagctacagcagaaacggcatacggaaactattattataactattataacgtaataaggcacttactttgatggaaACGCAGCCTGATTTGAAccaggagtctgtagtgacgcctctagtactgatgtgctgtgcctttgaccgctgcatcacttgagagtcataaggccatggggtagcttcaaaatgcaagataatacttctctgacgcatttagcattgttttacagaggtAATAGAAGAATGTGGCTACGTAAAATTgactataacaccataaaggttataaaatgagTAACGTTACTCACGTGTCCGCGGTGATaaagaatatacacaaatatattatgctccatacatacagtacgctatagaaatgtggaatagaaaatgtgaacacgtgtgcagatcctgttctgacgggagatgagcaaatgtctgcagacgtgaactgcacaaacaattgggtagtgcttggggaattttgtccgtgtcagaaatgtcccaaaaatgtaattatccgcaaaagtaaaaatgactatttttatgtgaatgaatgaggaggcgtaacacacctaaattcaaactgtttttagaaaataaaaacttgtttgaaaatcatttgaaattgaagttaaaacaacctataaatataaacaggctgcgtgctttagtttgagggcagcgcggataaaatgtactgttacgtatcaatcacattctggaatggagagaacattctaacatcacgtgcataaaaaaactcacgctggggcgaccgttagagatatttggaactcacgcatgaAAGGGTTAAAACCATGGTTTGATCAAAATACTTTAGCCTATTGTGTACTGAGTATGAATGAATTAAGTCTTGTTTCTCGACATCAATTGTCCGTTTTCCTCAAAACACACCAATAAAGTGGTCTACTCGGCAATAAAAATAGAACTTTGAGTTTATTAAACCAATCTGTGCTTCAGAATATATTTGTTTCATTCATTTTCTAAACGGgacgtttttttgtttgttgaagGAGCCCCTTTGCCATTTACTATCTCCAAGGCAATTAAAAGTAAACTTTCATCCCATCAAATGTAAAATTACATGGTTTTAAAGTCTATGACTGGAATAGGTCACCAACATTCAAGGCTTTAAACATGTCGTGATAATAATTGTAAACTGCAGGCAGGTTGTTGAGCATGCAAGAATGATTGATGATGCGAGTTAACATAGAAGCACGAGAATTGCACCGACTCGAGCCTATTTCATAATTATGACTGGTTTAGTttatgttaataataataattcgaTAAAAAAAGTGCTATATGTTATTTAAGTATAACAACTTACCAAAACAGGGATCCACCCCTGCAGCAGCCGATGCTTCATCTCCAACGTTcttctattttacaacatttccATAGAAGTTATTACGAATAACGGAGCGGAGGTGTACAGCTTCGCATCTGGAAACAATGTGTCATCGGCTACATAACGGAAATACCACTCTTCCGAAAAACACGACTTTTCAGCAGCATGTTTACTTTGTAACCGTCCCGTCACCCAATTCTGACACTCCAACATATGATGCAGCAATAACAATTTAATAACAGAAAGAAAAGGAAGTGAAGAGCAGCCTACTGTTCTTGACATGCGGAATTCTTTCACATAGGGGGTGCTTCTGAGTCTTGGACAGTAGAGCAGGAGTGAGGGGTGTGTGAAATCCCCACCCCAGTGACATTCAAATAAAAACGACCTTACGGGATAATAATCTGCGTAATCATCCATTGACGGCTTATGCAATTAACGGTTTGTGAACATCGTGAACAACGTGGTGTGAGTTAAAGACATGACAGGCACACCTTTTTAAAAGTGGTGTGCAAAGTCTAAACAATCAAGTGGATACAGTTACTTTGAAATACAACCCCGTGAAATTGATACCTTGCTGTTACCCGAACAACAGGCAGATTCTGATCCCAGGATCACTGACCAAGATGATGAGTCAAAACACCTGTAGCCGAAAACATAGGCTATTCTTGTACTTACACATTGTTTCTCTCAATATATATAACAGAAGCATAGAAAGCATTAAAAAAAAGCCCAAAAAAGCAACAACAGAGGAGAGCTGATTATTAAAAGTCTTGAGTTCTGCCACCTCCCAAATTCAACCTGTGAGTTCCACTCAGTATCAGGTCTGAGATCAAAGGGATAGCAAAGGCTTAGCAGTTCATTACTTAAATGAACCCTTCTAATCACGAGTTAGATTATCATTGTAATTCATAAAATCTAGAAGTTGGAATTGAATCGAGACAAACCTCAAAATGTTtacattaaacagtccaaaaccAACTGCATTCGAatcccatcccaaatggcatttaGGTAGAGAACTGTCCATTGACTTagccccttctctctcccatcacTCAGTCCAATATGTCAgttatgtctgcctctctctctgtaggcgtTACGGCCAGGTCCTTCTGGAGCTTCTCTGTGCCTTCGGCCATCAGCTGGCAGGCAACCTTGTGTTTGGACCAATGCTTCACCTGGCATTCCCTACAAGGACAGAGCAACAACACTCATTCAGCTGAACAATGTAGAACCTCCTGAACCAAGGGGTGGTAATAAAACCAATGGCCTTTTCATAGTCATTTGAGTACATCTTTTGTTGCAAGACTAGTAAGAGATTCACAATAAAAGTGGCACCACCATCCTCTTGATATTTACTTAAGGAGGTGCATTTCCCTGTATGGTGTTTCACTGTAACCAGTCTTACCTCTGGCAGTACCATTCTCCCTGGCAGCGGGAGCATCTCTTAGAAGCCTCGGCCCCACAGGCTCCACACTTGGGCTTCTCAGGGATCAAACTCTCCATCACATCCAGGTTATAGGTCTGGGCCAGTCTAGACAAAGATGATTTAAAAACAGTATAGATTGTAACAGAGACAGAAAGGTTCACATTCGTATGTCTCAACCCCATCCAATGTTAAATTCACCCTTAAAGATTTTGGTCTCATTCAGTCTCTTTACTAATAACACCAGGCTGAGTATTACCTGAGTGCTTGCTGTCTCAGGTCCTTCTCTGAGGGGTTGAACGTTTCCTTCACTTGGTACTTGGCAATGGCCTTCCACTTCCCTGTATTGTCCCGCATAATGTTGTTCCACATCTCTGGAATCTACCAGTAAAAGGACGGTATTTATTTGTATGACAGCAATTCATTGTGTTCCTGTGTGCGCATGTtcctgtgtgtgcgcgtgcgtgttcCTTGTGTGAGTGTGTTCCTCACCTGTTCCAAGATGAGGTCTTTCTTTGGAGGGGCAGGGTCTGTGACAGTGAGGTGACTGAGGAAGCGCTGGAGCTCTACCAGGTTGGGCAGCTGGTCAACTAACACCTCCGTCAGGAAACCTCGTAACTACACACAGAATATAATGGGTGATTTTCTGACATTTCATGGTTCAAGTTTCAGTTTGAGTTGGACTTTTATTGTACTCTGGTCTGCATGGTGGTCTGTTTGATAGACCACCTACGCTATCCTGCACAGAGTTCTCAGAGATCATAATGCTATCCTCACATATAGTCAAGGAGATACAAtcatggtaataacagtaataggAAACACCTCAGTCAAAACAGCAGCTGGATACCTCATCTATCTCCTAATCGGAGGGGAGATCAGATACGATTTGAGTCACTGACGTGTATCTTCCTGTCCAGGTTGGCGCGCCCAtcgggttcgtgccgtgggggagatgtTCGTGGGCTATACTATACAGTGtcttctgacccctcctgtctcagcccccagtatttatgctgcagtagtttatgtgtcagggggctagggtcagtctgttatatctggagtatttctcctgtcttatccggtgtcctgtgtgaatttaagtatgctccctctaattctctccctttccctctccctcccggaggacctgagccctgggaccatgcttcaggactacttggcctgatgactccttgcggtccccagtccacctgggcgTGCTGCTgcaccagtttcaactgttctgcctgcggctatgaatctctcactctctctactgcaacggctgtctctaactctgaatgttcggctatgaaaagccaactgccatttactcctgaggtgctgacctgttgcaccctctacaaccactgtgaatattattatttgaccctgctggtctatgaacgtttgaacatcttggccatgtactgttataatctccacccggcacagtcagaagaggactggccagccctcagagcctggttcctgtttcttcctagattcccgcctttctagggagtttttcctagcccctgtgcttctacatctgcattgcttgctgtttggggttttaggctgggtttctgtatagcactttgtgacatcggctgatgtaaaaagggatttataaatacatttgattgattgattaaaggGTAATGATCTGGCCCAGACATTTTTCCTGAGCTATAGATTTGACCATTAGGTTTTAGAAGCCCCTATAGTCAGAAGTGCCAGTACTGGCTGAGGCTACTGTACCTTTAAGAGCTGGTTCTTGTTGAAGTTATTGAAGTCATATTTCCTTTGGCAGTCTTCCTTCAGCACCAGGTTGTACAGAGCAATCCAGACTTGGCCATCCAATTTAGTCATCTTTAGACGGTCTTCAGATGGAACTTTCTGCCATTTTCCATTCATGTACTTCTCCATCACGCCTGTAGAGGGAGACAAAGGATAGGTAATGAGGGATAGGTTGGGCTTCTTACTTCATTTTACAttttagtagacactcttatccagaccaACTCACAGTAGTGAGtgaatacattttcatactggtcaccagtgggaatcgaacccacaaccctggaattgcaagcgccatgctctaccaactgagccacaaagGACtggtcatcataatggttaaaaggttttaaaaacattttttttaaatgcaacaGTTGGACAATGAATGAAGACATTCCAAACGTTTAAAATGTTTATAATCCGCAGATATTGACTGCATTATAGTGCATAAAACATTATACTGGCATGGACAAATAATGAAATGGAGTTCAGTGATTTTGGTGGGAATTATTTCTTAGAATATACCGGTACACAGTaccaatgagtaggtgtgtccaaacttttgactggtactgtacatttaatTATTGTATtaggtatttttttttaaatattttgtgttaaaataaataaaagtatatGTGCCTCATTTGCATAAACACCTGGTGTGAACTTAGCATATATGAGTAAATTAACATAAAGGGGAGGACCAGAGCTGCAACCACCAAACACtttctctgtctaccctaccagcactcacctgctctgtctaccctaccagcacagcactcacctgctctgtctaccctaccagcAGCACTCACCTGGTCCGTCTACCCTAccagcactcacctgctctgtctaccctaccagcactcacctgctctgtctaccctaccagcACTCACCTGCTCCGTCTACCCTAccagcactcacctgctctgtctaccctaccagcactcacctgctctgtctacgctaccagcactcacctgctctgtctaccctaccagcactcacctgcactgtctagactgcTTCATTGTTGTCTAGTGCTCTTGCATAATTCAACAAATGTGTCAATAGCAAGATACACTCAAGATTAAAATTCAACATACTTGGCTCTAGATTATACAAAACATACACTATTTGTGAAATCAGACATAATATCACTATAATCCAAGTGTTCATTTTCTGAAGTTGCTTTCATTTCAGCGCATCTATTTATTAAAAATGGCAACTGTATTCAATTATTATTCAACTCCACAAAAAAATTAACACTCATCAAAATAAAGTTAACTTTCTTCTCTTTTTTGTGACGCAAGTGTCAAGACCCAGACTAAGCTTTGTGTTAAAACCCAGACTAAGCTTTAGCGTTCTTATAGATTCAACAGAAATCCAATGTCTCCCATTGagcccatttcagccattaccggggtgtgtttgacaggtcattacaaacATTTAAGAGACAAGTAGATTTTGCACccctcaaacacaggaaatagatggcTGAAAAATACAGATCATCAGGTGGGCGGGGCCtgtacattactactactacactgtaacAACTAGGCTATGTAGGTAAAAAGATGGCTATTGTTTTGATATAATCATATTATCCCATAGATGGGGTTATGTGGAAATTGTCTGATCCATTTTGTCCATTTGCATGAATACACGTTCAGTGACCAACCTGCAGAATAGCGACTCCAGGGGCTGTGCTGTACCAGCTGTACCAGCACACAGGGCAGGTTATGGGTGCACAGCATCCTATTGATCACACTGATACTGTGTGCGAGAGAGAAATCACAAACAATACATTTCACCACATGACAGAATTTCTTATTTTTTTCGATAGCATGTAAGGTATTTGAAAAATGATATGTGAATGCTAAATCTCCCACCTGTC
This genomic window from Oncorhynchus nerka isolate Pitt River linkage group LG2, Oner_Uvic_2.0, whole genome shotgun sequence contains:
- the zmynd10 gene encoding zinc finger MYND domain-containing protein 10, with translation METSVLFPGEAEGYVQNLETFSLRDIGSPRWFRQHEYIEKLNMQAILNASSTATQDEFVKELLVSLGKIPTLVHEMILVELWKQKVFPIFCQLQDFNPKSTFPLYMVIHHEATIINLLETIMFHKDSCEAADDSVLDLVDYCHRKLALLASRASRDDTPTKDRLSHTESGDSSSIQDLQGQNAALEFEISLKALSVLRYITDHTDSISVINRMLCTHNLPCVLVQLVQHSPWSRYSAGVMEKYMNGKWQKVPSEDRLKMTKLDGQVWIALYNLVLKEDCQRKYDFNNFNKNQLLKLRGFLTEVLVDQLPNLVELQRFLSHLTVTDPAPPKKDLILEQIPEMWNNIMRDNTGKWKAIAKYQVKETFNPSEKDLRQQALRLAQTYNLDVMESLIPEKPKCGACGAEASKRCSRCQGEWYCQRECQVKHWSKHKVACQLMAEGTEKLQKDLAVTPTEREADITDILD